In Megalopta genalis isolate 19385.01 unplaced genomic scaffold, iyMegGena1_principal scaffold0587, whole genome shotgun sequence, one genomic interval encodes:
- the LOC143263423 gene encoding uncharacterized protein LOC143263423, producing the protein MAEDLKPLMIERGTVKAALTRFKTFICKFATTTSVGSLKKRLDANVCLLDNFNRVQTRIEILVAGTDAEAAHAIEREEFETAYFDLIDQVEIVIARATPEQSRITTNSPISAQTADTAINIRLPTLQLPSFDGNYSDWVKFKDTFTSVIHENNSLTDIQRFHYLNTSLKGVAARVIQALGVSGTNYRHAWELLKSRYEDSTSLKRHHVNSLLDLKSIQRESDITLREFLDEATNHRIALMSLGESVETWDTMLVPLLSRKLGQVSMREWEKRIISQSEMPTFGQFSAFIEERSKYLANIAVSVQVAAPRVDQRPRGTNNTPRYNYIASHVVNSAGCPACKANHAIYNCEKFKNSDLNTKTKIVQEARLCFNCLSSGHRVRACTRSHCKQCGRKHHSLLHNPEFKRAEEGYADTGESDSREPPVLTANVANTIGHAVLSTAIVYVKDKGGQSHKCRVLLDSGSQANFITTAFCQRLGIKPTAISSTVTGLGRAVNSIEGRATLTIHSRYNKSQHTVQCLSIETITSDMPNFQIHREKIEIPSHIELADPEFHLQRPIDMLIGAGLFWTLLCVGQHKSTPNLLLQKTQLGWVLGGTPTWADKKLPQENKCCLATLNDLQSQLERFWDIEELTPNNRNQCSENTFGITCAKGGIFDRDQISTNATSTSKFQCATVPKCISGQWRTTQGGRMTIQRTHRLRPKDSSIQNSCQNMRRDQRLTFEELYTLLTQIESCLNSRPLSPLSSDPTDLNPLTPGHFLIGTALTTLPSHDLRDIKVTRLNRYQLIQQMVQHFWQRWQRECIQQLQQRHKWQHSTTSKLAVDSLVIIKEDNLPPLQWSMGRIVQVHPGTDGVIRVATVRTSTGTIKRPVTKLCIIPLDHLEMSHEV; encoded by the exons ATGGCGGAAGATCTCAAACCGTTGATGATCGAGCGCGGAACGGTCAAGGCTGCACTCACGCGGTTCAAgacatttatttgcaaattcgCGACCACGACTTCGGTGGGCTCTCTTAAGAAACGGTTAGATGCAAATGTATGTCTCCTTGACAATTTTAATAGAGTTCAAACGAGAATCGAAATACTCGTAGCTGGAACGGACGCCGAAGCAGCGCACGCGATCGAGCGCGAAGAATTCGAGACGGCGTATTTTGATCTGATAGATCAAGTCGAAATAGTCATTGCCCGTGCCACTCCGGAACAGAGTAGGATAACCACGAACAGCCCGATATCCGCGCAGACTGCAGATACCGCAATAAACATTAGATTACCGACACTGCAACTGCCTTCCTTTGATGGCAATTACAGTGATTGGGTGAAATTTAAAGACACATTTACATCAGTGATTCATGAGAATAATTCATTAACAGACATACAACGGTTCCATTATTTAAATACCTCACTCAAGGGGGTAGCGGCTCGTGTGATTCAAGCGTTAGGCGTGTCCGGAACAAATTACAGACATGCATGGGAATTACTCAAGTCGCGATATGAAGATTCCACAAGTCTCAAGCGGCACCATGTAAATTCATTACTTGATTTAAAATCCATTCAAAGGGAATCAGACATCACATTGCGGGAATTTCTGGACGAAGCTACAAATCATAGAATAGCGTTAATGTCTTTGGGTGAATCGGTTGAAACTTGGGATACCATGTTAGTTCCATTATTGTCCAGAAAGTTAGGTCAAGTGTCCATGAGAGAATGGGAAAAGAGAATAATATCTCAGTCGGAAATGCCTACATTTGGTCAATTCTCTGCGTTTATAGAAGAACGTTCcaaatatttagcaaatatcgCGGTCAGTGTTCAGGTAGCTGCACCCAGGGTCGACCAGCGACCTCGAGGAACAAATAATACCCCTCGTTACAACTACATAGCTTCGCATGTAGTTAACTCAGCCGGGTGCCCCGCATGTAAGGCCAATCACGCGATATATAACTGTGAGAAATTTAAGAACAgcgatttaaatacaaaaacaaAGATAGTGCAAGAAGCGCGGCTGTGCTTCAATTGTTTGTCATCGGGACATCGGGTACGGGCGTGTACACGGAGTCATTGCAAACAGTGTGGAAGGAAGCATCATTCCTTATTACATAATCCCGAATTCAAACGCGCAGAAGAAGGCTACGCGGATACAGGAGAATCAGATTCGCGAGAACCCCCAGTACTCACAGCTAACGTAGCAAATACAATAGGGCATGCCGTATTATCGACAGCAATAGTTTATGTCAAGGACAAGGGTGGTCAGTCACATAAATGCAGGGTATTATTAGATTCGGGATCTCAAGCAAATTTTATAACCACGGCATTTTGCCAACGACTCGGCATCAAACCGACTGCAATAAGTTCAACAGTGACAGGATTAGGAAGGGCAGTAAATTCCATAGAAGGTAGAGCAACATTAACAATTCATTCGCGATATAATAAATCTCAACACACGGTACAATGCCTATCAATAGAAACCATCACGTCAGACATGCCCAATTTTCAGATACAtagagaaaaaatagaaattccaaGTCACATAGAGCTAGCCGATCCAGAATTCCATTTACAACGGCCAATAGATATGCTCATTGgagcaggtctattttggacattGCTATGTGTCGGTCAACACAAATCAACTCCCAACCTGCTCTTGCAAAAGACCCAACTCGGTTGGGTTTTGGGAGGCACTCCTACCTGGGCAGATAAGAAATTACCACAAGAGAATAAGTGTTGTTTAGCCACACTCAATGACCTGCAATCTCAATTAGAGAGGTTTTGGGACATAGAGGAACTAACCCCAAACAATAGAAATCAATGCAGCGAGAACACGTTTGGAATTACTTGCGCAAAAGGAGGCATTTTCGACAGAGATCAGATTAGTACAAACGCAACAAGCACTTCCAAATTCCAGTGCGCTACGGTCCCTAAATGTATTTCTGGACAATGGCGGACTACTCAGGGTGGGCGGATGACTATCCAACGCACCCATAGACTACGACCAAAAGACAGCAGTATACAGAATTCATGTCAGAATATGAGAC GAGATCAGAGGCTCACGTTCGAAGAGCTATATACGTTACTGACGCAAATAGAATCCTGTTTAAATTCACGTCCACTTTCACCATTATCCTCAGATCCCACAGACCTAAACCCTTTGACTCCTGGGCATTTTTTAATTGGTACTGCCCTTACAACACTGCCATCTCATGACCTACGAGATATCAAGGTCACTCGACTTAACAGATACCAGCTAATCCAGCAAATGGTCCAGCATTTCTGGCAAAGGTGGCAGCGGGAATGTATACAACAGTTGCAGCAACGACACAAATGGCAGCATTCCACCACGTCGAAATTAGCCGTGGATTCCTTGGTCATCATCAAGGAGGACAATCTACCCCCGTTACAGTGGAGCATGGGAAGAATCGTCCAGGTACACCCTGGTACAGATGGAGTGATTCGTGTCGCAACAGTCAGAACGTCAACCGGAACAATTAAACGACCCGTGACAAAATTGTGTATAATACCGTTAGATCACTTAGAAATGTCACACGAGGTGTAG